One stretch of Glycine soja cultivar W05 chromosome 7, ASM419377v2, whole genome shotgun sequence DNA includes these proteins:
- the LOC114420154 gene encoding beta-glucosidase 46-like — protein MELSSSAFVVILLAVAATAVLSNGLDLSFLPSDFLFGIASSSYQYEGAYKSDGKGLSNWDNYTHGPGRSVIMDGSNGDIAIDHYHRYLEDIDLMETLGVNSYRLSLSWARILPKGRFGEPNHAGIEFYNRLIDVLLLKGIQPFVTLSHYDIPQELEDRYGSWLSPQLQEDFAFYADLCFKTFGDRVKYWVTFNEPNFLVSLGYRSGLYPPCRCSGQLAMAKCSEGDSEKEPFVAAHNVILSHAAAVDIYRTKYQTEQKGSIGIVLQHEWFEPMSNSTADKLASERARAFNFNWFLDPIIFGKYPTEMENVLGSLLPKFSSYEKEKLKRGLDFIGVNYYTAFYVQDCMYSACKPGPGISRTEGSYKKSGEKNGVPIGEPTPFSWFNIYPDGMEKTVTYVRDRYNNTPIFLTENGYAEEVDPNFTSEEHLNDFKRIKYMVDHIEALLAAIRKGADVRGYFAWTLIDSFEWIYGYTVRYGFHHVDYATLKRTPRLSASWYKQLLVQYKKTFLLGTSMTGHEKLVQHT, from the exons ATGGAGCTGTCTTCCAGTGCATTTGTGGTAATATTGTTGGCAGTCGCAGCTACAGCAGTACTCTCAAATGGGTTGGATCTATCTTTCTTGCCCAGCGATTTCCTCTTTGGCATTGCTTCTTCCTCTTACCAG TATGAAGGAGCTTACAAGAGTGACGGCAAAGGACTGAGCAACTGGGATAACTACACTCACGGACCAg GTAGAAGTGTAATAATGGATGGAAGCAATGGGGATATCGCGATTGATCATTATCATCGCTACCTG GAGGATATAGATTTAATGGAAACTTTGGGAGTAAACAGCTACCGGCTATCCCTGTCATGGGCAAGAATTCTACCAA AGGGTAGATTCGGAGAGCCCAACCATGCTGGTATCGAGTTCTATAACAGACTAATTGATGTTCTACTACTCAAAG GGATCCAACCCTTTGTAACTCTTAGTCACTATGACATTCCCCAAGAGCTTGAAGACAGATACGGGAGTTGGCTAAGTCCCCAGTTACA GGAAGATTTTGCTTTTTATGCGGACCTATGTTTTAAAACCTTTGGTGACAGAGTTAAGTACTGGGTCACATTCAATGAGCCGAATTTCCTAGTGTCACTTGGTTACCGTTCTGGTTTATATCCTCCATGCCGTTGCTCTGGCCAATTAGCAATGGCTAAATGCAGTGAAGGAGACTCAGAAAAGGAGCCCTTTGTAGCAGCTCATAATGTTATCCTGTCACATGCAGCTGCAGTTGATATCTATAGAACCAAATACCAG ACTGAGCAAAAAGGAAGTATTGGTATAGTCCTTCAACATGAATGGTTTGAACCAATGAGCAATTCAACAGCTGACAAATTGGCTAGCGAAAGAGCAAGAGCATTCAACTTCAATTG GTTCTTGGACCCAATCATATTCGGAAAGTACCCTACAGAGATGGAGAACGTTCTTGGAAGCCTCTTGCCCAAATTTTCCAGCTACGAAAAAGAGAAACTCAAGAGAGGATTGGATTTCATTGGCGTCAATTACTACACGGCTTTCTATGTCCAAGATTGCATGTACTCCGCTTGTAAACCAGGACCCGGGATCTCCAGAACAGAGGGTTCATACAAGAAAAGTGGAGAAAAGAATGGTGTCCCAATCGGTGAACCT ACTCCATTTAGTTGGTTTAATATTTACCCAGATGGCATGGAAAAGACTGTAACATATGTGAGAGATAGATACAATAACACTCCAATTTTCCTAACTGAAAATG GATATGCCGAAGAAGTTGATCCAAATTTCACTTCGGAAGAACATCTCaatgattttaaaagaataaagtaCATGGTGGATCACATAGAGGCTCTGTTAGCAGCAATAAG GAAAGGAGCAGATGTGAGGGGATACTTTGCCTGGACCTTAATCGACTCGTTTGAGTGGATATATGGATATACGGTAAGATATGGATTCCATCATGTGGATTATGCGACGCTGAAAAGAACTCCAAGATTGTCAGCAAGTTGGTACAAGCAACTCCTTGTTCAGTACAAGAAAACCTTTTTATTAGGCACGAGCATGACAGGGCATGAAAAACTCGTACAACACACTTGA